A single window of Nicotiana sylvestris chromosome 5, ASM39365v2, whole genome shotgun sequence DNA harbors:
- the LOC104228859 gene encoding uncharacterized protein, whose protein sequence is MRTKLKSSTISKFFSLLLIMLMIAFVVSITDSPLAEVNEADSSENDLEQGQYDLEIEHVSLVILAEGNQYSDSSERDLDQGHLTASYLQLELAETTMSFDSVLESVNHINTESLSSVKDDFASEDAQPLKMLQRSPIDRNGGNVGAFHILGISSSSLVLGLLAATVLQLYLKRRCDKIILHPVDEVSKHNVVKEKEYSSQNWPTEVDVSGEYSCTSEMSCSFQMSSTYKEKYPESVNDDEAQSIEKKPRKSNRRESLAASDEYSMGSPSYGSITTYERVPSKHASGTENAIIPVRRSSRIRSHVPSSTFRF, encoded by the exons ATGAGAACAAAACTAAAGTCCTCAACTATATCGAAGTTCTTTTCTCTGCTGTTGATCATGCTCATGATTGCTTTTGTTGTATCGATTACTGATTCTCCATTAGCTGAGGTAAATGAGGCTGATAGCTCAGAAAACGATCTAGAACAAGGACAGTATGACTTGGAGATTGAACATGTTTCTTTAGTTATCCTAGCTGAGGGGAATCAATACTCTGATAGTTCAGAAAGGGATCTAGACCAAGGGCATCTTACAGCTTCATATCTTCAGCTTGAGTTGGCTGAAACGACTATGAGTTTTGATTCTGTACTTGAGTCAGTGAACCACATTAATACTGAAAGCTTAAGCTCTGTGAAAGACGATTTTGCTTCTGAAGATGCCCAACCTTTGAAAATGCTGCAGAGATCTCCGATTGATAGAAATGGAGGTAATGTTGGAGCATTCCATATCCTGGGAATTTCCTCATCCTCACTTGTCCTGGGTTTGCTAGCTGCGACAGTTCTCCAGCTCTATCTAAAGAGGAGATGTGATAAGATCATTCTTCATCCCGTAGATGAAGTCTCAA AACATAATGTTGTCAAAGAGAAAGAATATTCCTCTCAAAACTGGCCAACAGAGGTTGATGTCTCAGGGGAGTACTCTTGTACTTCAGAAATGAGCTGCAGCTTTCAGATGAGTTCAACTTATAAAGAGAAATATCCCGAATCAGTAAATGATGACGAAGCTCAGAGCATAGAGAAGAAACCAAGAAAGAGTAATAGGAGAGAGTCCTTGGCTGCGTCTGATGAGTACTCAATGGGTTCACCTTCTTATGGAAGTATCACTACATACGAGAGGGTTCCTAGCAAGCATGCAAGTGGAACGGAAAATGCCATCATCCCCGTAAGGCGCTCAAGCAGAATTAGAAGCCATGTCCCTTCTTCAACATTTAGATTCTGA